A section of the Mycobacteriales bacterium genome encodes:
- a CDS encoding tyrosine-type recombinase/integrase: MVRKRFPTLKLAEQALARAQVAALDGTYVFRGDAKMTIAEYAPTWLASLRVEHSTMAGYQTYLKCQVLPHLGSRAMSSLRRSDINAFVGTLVNKGLAPRTVRHIYALLAMMLRSAVYDRLLTATPCYKINLPAIPPSKLSILTPEQVTALLREARPDHYAILALGVGTGMRQGEILGVRLRAVNFLRRELWVEAQAKTPAGGGAPIISERLKTPSSRRLLPLPAFVVDALAAHVEQYGTGEDGVLFTNPRGEVWRRGSFNDSVWKPALRRAGLPHEYGMHALRHTYASSLIAAGLHPKVIQARLGHKSIVETMDTYGHLFPEQLHETAAVLDELYGRGAAAL, encoded by the coding sequence ATGGTCCGCAAGCGCTTCCCGACATTGAAGCTCGCCGAGCAGGCCCTCGCGCGGGCCCAGGTCGCGGCGCTTGACGGCACCTACGTCTTCCGCGGCGACGCGAAGATGACGATCGCCGAGTACGCGCCGACGTGGCTCGCGTCGCTGCGCGTCGAGCACTCCACGATGGCCGGCTACCAGACCTACCTGAAGTGCCAGGTGCTCCCCCACCTCGGCAGCCGCGCCATGTCGTCGCTGCGGCGCTCGGACATCAACGCCTTCGTCGGCACCTTGGTCAACAAGGGCCTCGCGCCGCGTACCGTCCGCCACATCTACGCGCTGCTCGCCATGATGCTCCGCTCCGCCGTCTACGACCGGCTGCTCACCGCGACCCCCTGCTACAAGATCAACCTCCCGGCGATCCCACCGTCGAAGCTCTCGATCCTGACGCCCGAACAGGTTACGGCGCTCCTGCGCGAGGCGCGGCCCGACCACTACGCGATCCTCGCGCTCGGCGTCGGCACCGGCATGCGCCAAGGCGAGATCCTGGGCGTCCGGCTGCGCGCGGTGAACTTCCTGCGCCGCGAGCTCTGGGTCGAGGCGCAGGCCAAGACGCCCGCCGGCGGTGGCGCGCCGATCATCAGCGAGCGGCTCAAGACGCCGTCGTCGCGCCGCCTGCTCCCGCTGCCGGCGTTCGTCGTTGATGCCCTCGCCGCGCACGTCGAGCAGTACGGCACCGGCGAGGACGGCGTGCTCTTCACGAACCCGCGCGGTGAGGTCTGGCGCCGCGGCTCGTTCAACGACTCCGTGTGGAAGCCCGCCCTCCGCCGCGCGGGCCTGCCGCACGAGTACGGCATGCACGCCCTCCGGCACACCTACGCGTCCTCGCTCATCGCCGCCGGCCTGCACCCGAAGGTCATCCAGGCCCGACTCGGCCACAAGTCGATCGTCGAGACGATGGACACCTACGGCCACCTGTTCCCCGAGCAGCTCCACGAGACGGCCGCCGTCCTCGACGAGCTCTACGGCCGCGGCGCCGCGGCGCTGTAG
- a CDS encoding DEAD/DEAH box helicase — translation MTPVTTPTFADLGLPQPLLTALAKRGMTEPFAIQAAAIPDALAGRDVLGKAQTGSGKTLAFGLPMLARLAGRQARPKRPLGLVLVPTRELAGQVHDALAPLAMGLGVRLTVVVGGTSMGRQIMTLRKGVDLVVATPGRLEDLVSQGACELGDVTVTVLDEADHMTDLGFLPPVCRILDQVRTGGQRLLFSATLDANVRTLVERYLRDPVTHTTTPAGVAVAAMDHHVFVVDAAQKQGVVTEIANRDGRTLLFVRTKHGADRLTKQLRAAGVDAGAIHGGKTQAARTRALTDFRAGTLRTLVATDVAARGIHVDGVDLVLHVDPPADHKDYVHRAGRTARAGEAGVVVTLVTREQERGTTAMTRKAGVRARTTRVTPGGADLVRLTGARVASGVGLAVAPSGNQPRRAPHRRRP, via the coding sequence TTGACGCCTGTCACCACGCCCACCTTCGCCGACCTCGGCCTGCCGCAGCCGCTGCTCACCGCCCTCGCCAAGCGCGGGATGACCGAGCCGTTCGCGATCCAGGCCGCCGCGATCCCGGACGCGCTCGCCGGCCGTGACGTGCTCGGCAAGGCGCAGACCGGGTCCGGCAAGACGCTCGCGTTCGGGCTGCCGATGCTGGCCCGCCTCGCCGGGCGGCAGGCGAGGCCGAAGCGGCCGCTCGGCCTGGTGCTGGTCCCCACCCGCGAGCTGGCGGGGCAGGTGCACGACGCGCTGGCGCCGTTGGCGATGGGGCTCGGCGTCCGCTTGACCGTCGTCGTCGGCGGCACGTCCATGGGGCGTCAGATCATGACGTTGCGCAAGGGCGTGGACCTCGTCGTGGCGACGCCCGGGCGGCTCGAGGACCTGGTGTCGCAGGGCGCCTGCGAGCTCGGCGACGTGACGGTGACGGTGCTGGACGAGGCCGACCACATGACCGACCTCGGCTTCCTGCCGCCGGTCTGCCGCATCCTCGACCAGGTGCGGACGGGCGGGCAGCGGCTGCTGTTCTCGGCGACGCTGGACGCGAACGTCCGCACGCTGGTGGAGCGGTACCTGCGCGACCCGGTCACGCACACGACGACGCCGGCGGGCGTGGCCGTCGCGGCGATGGACCACCACGTGTTCGTCGTCGACGCGGCGCAGAAGCAGGGCGTCGTCACCGAGATCGCCAACCGCGACGGGCGGACGCTGCTGTTCGTCCGCACCAAGCACGGCGCGGACCGCCTCACCAAGCAGCTCCGCGCGGCCGGCGTCGACGCCGGCGCGATCCACGGCGGCAAGACGCAGGCGGCCCGCACCCGGGCGCTGACCGACTTCCGCGCCGGGACGCTGCGCACGCTCGTCGCCACCGACGTCGCCGCGCGCGGCATCCACGTCGACGGCGTCGACCTGGTGCTGCACGTCGACCCGCCGGCCGACCACAAGGACTACGTGCACCGCGCCGGGCGGACCGCGCGCGCGGGCGAGGCGGGCGTCGTCGTGACGCTGGTCACCCGCGAGCAGGAGCGTGGCACGACGGCGATGACGCGCAAGGCGGGCGTGCGTGCGCGGACGACGCGCGTGACGCCGGGCGGCGCGGACCTGGTGCGGCTGACCGGCGCGCGGGTGGCGTCGGGCGTGGGGCTGGCGGTCGCCCCGTCGGGCAACCAGCCGCGCCGCGCGCCGCACCGCCGCCGGCCGTAA
- a CDS encoding DUF3039 domain-containing protein codes for MTETRTIERTETETRTGSGQGKVAHIADKSKITESYIAGTPLVALCGYTWVPSQSPKGLPVCPACKELADLVWGADAERIGF; via the coding sequence ATGACCGAGACGCGGACGATCGAGCGCACCGAGACCGAGACCCGCACCGGGTCCGGCCAGGGGAAGGTCGCGCACATCGCCGACAAGTCGAAGATCACCGAGTCGTACATCGCCGGCACGCCCCTCGTCGCCCTCTGCGGCTACACCTGGGTGCCGTCGCAGTCGCCCAAGGGGCTGCCCGTCTGCCCGGCCTGCAAGGAGCTCGCCGACCTCGTCTGGGGCGCCGACGCGGAGCGCATCGGCTTCTAG
- a CDS encoding OsmC family protein: MDSATLRGLQAPLKQRYRDEPERALVTLAAEGELGAGVTCSVETGRALVEAGLHPATGGDGTAACSGDMLLQALVACAGVTMRSVATALDVPLNGGTVRAEGDLDFRGTLAVDREAPVGFRAIRLAFDVDVPADVRDKLLELTLRYCVVYQTLLGGVAVEASYAS, encoded by the coding sequence ATGGACAGTGCGACCTTGCGGGGCCTCCAGGCGCCGTTGAAGCAGCGGTACAGGGACGAGCCGGAGCGCGCGCTGGTGACGCTGGCGGCCGAGGGCGAGCTCGGCGCGGGCGTGACCTGCTCGGTCGAGACCGGCCGCGCGCTGGTCGAGGCGGGGCTGCACCCGGCGACCGGCGGCGACGGCACGGCCGCCTGCTCCGGCGACATGCTGCTCCAGGCGCTGGTGGCCTGCGCGGGCGTGACGATGCGCTCGGTCGCGACCGCGCTGGACGTGCCGCTGAACGGCGGGACGGTCCGGGCGGAGGGCGACCTGGACTTCCGCGGCACGCTGGCGGTGGACCGCGAGGCGCCGGTGGGGTTCCGGGCGATCCGGCTGGCGTTCGACGTGGACGTGCCGGCGGACGTGCGGGACAAGCTGCTGGAGCTGACGTTGCGGTACTGCGTCGTCTACCAGACGCTGCTGGGCGGTGTCGCGGTCGAGGCGTCGTACGCTAGTTAG
- a CDS encoding metalloregulator ArsR/SmtB family transcription factor, giving the protein MSETAGLDEEAVASVFRALADPTRRQILEDLRGGELAAGEIAARFPMTAPSVSRHLGVLKAARLVRERRDGNRILYTLAEDRLALCVGGFLSAVCPEQVVLRKRRAKGKR; this is encoded by the coding sequence GTGAGCGAGACGGCGGGGCTGGACGAGGAAGCGGTGGCGAGCGTGTTCCGCGCGCTCGCCGACCCGACGCGGCGGCAGATCCTCGAGGACCTGCGCGGCGGGGAGCTGGCGGCGGGGGAGATCGCGGCGCGGTTCCCGATGACGGCGCCGTCGGTGTCGCGGCACCTGGGGGTGCTGAAGGCGGCCCGGCTGGTGCGCGAGCGCCGCGACGGCAACCGCATCCTCTACACGCTCGCGGAGGACCGGCTGGCGCTCTGCGTGGGCGGGTTCCTCTCGGCGGTCTGCCCGGAACAGGTCGTCCTGCGCAAGCGACGGGCGAAGGGGAAGCGATGA
- a CDS encoding NAD(P)H-binding protein, with translation MRIAVTGGTGFVGGHLAQRLAAEGHEVVVLSRGVDQRERAAATAGTPGIRVARGTVLDEAALRAAFEGCDAVAHCAGVNREVGEQTFAAVHVDGTRNVVAAAEAAGVRRLVLLSFLRARPACGSPYHETKWAAEELVRASSLDWTVLKPGMVYGRGDHFTDHLSHALFTFPVYVGIGAQPVAPLWVGDLVDVLVAALVEGRLARRTVPVLGPERLGFDDAVRRIAGVLGRRVRVVRLPMAFHEVLGWVTERVMTVPLVARAQVRMLREGIVDPVLAPDALPDDLLPRTAFAEPAIRAALPPRGGFTRRDLRCVNDPLVRVG, from the coding sequence ATGAGGATCGCGGTCACGGGCGGGACGGGGTTCGTCGGCGGGCACCTGGCGCAGCGGCTCGCGGCGGAGGGCCACGAGGTCGTGGTGCTGTCGCGCGGCGTCGACCAGCGCGAACGCGCCGCCGCGACGGCCGGCACGCCCGGCATCCGGGTGGCGCGCGGCACGGTGCTGGACGAGGCGGCGCTGCGGGCGGCGTTCGAGGGGTGCGACGCGGTCGCCCACTGCGCGGGCGTCAACCGCGAGGTGGGGGAGCAGACGTTCGCGGCGGTCCACGTCGACGGGACGCGCAACGTCGTCGCGGCGGCCGAGGCGGCCGGCGTGCGGCGGCTGGTGCTGCTGAGCTTCCTGCGGGCGCGGCCGGCGTGCGGGTCGCCGTACCACGAGACGAAGTGGGCGGCCGAGGAGCTGGTGCGCGCGTCGAGCCTCGACTGGACGGTGCTCAAGCCCGGGATGGTCTACGGGCGCGGCGACCACTTCACCGACCACCTGAGCCACGCGCTGTTCACGTTCCCGGTGTACGTGGGGATCGGGGCGCAGCCGGTCGCGCCGCTGTGGGTGGGCGACCTGGTCGACGTGCTGGTCGCGGCGCTGGTGGAGGGGCGGCTGGCGCGGCGGACGGTGCCGGTGCTGGGGCCGGAGCGGCTCGGCTTCGACGACGCGGTGCGGCGCATCGCGGGCGTGCTGGGCCGGCGGGTGCGGGTGGTGCGGCTGCCGATGGCGTTCCACGAGGTGCTGGGGTGGGTCACCGAGCGGGTGATGACGGTGCCGCTTGTGGCCCGCGCGCAGGTGCGGATGCTGCGCGAGGGGATCGTGGACCCGGTGCTGGCGCCGGACGCGCTGCCGGACGACCTGCTGCCGCGCACGGCGTTCGCGGAGCCGGCGATCCGGGCGGCGCTGCCGCCGCGGGGCGGCTTCACCCGGCGCGACCTGCGCTGCGTCAACGACCCGCTGGTCCGGGTGGGCTGA
- a CDS encoding fibronectin type III domain-containing protein translates to MPRGRTPVLALCALAPALVPLAFAAPASAADTTPPALVSLAATPATVDAPATVVVTAHLAGAATATVRLPGGAPVALGLVSGDTWTAAVAVPAGTAFGAVPLALDLRDAAGNAAAPTVPGALSVNDSRPAAPTSVTVAAEAGTLHVAWAAPAPHGGSDVLGYDVTATPVDAPDAPVPAPAAAPADARAADLPGAAGGVRYAVAVTARNAAGTGPAAVADAAPPGVTTSPAAPAAVTAEPLSTAVEVHWAPPPSDGGAAVTGYTVRAVSPALGGPEPVTVDAAATAAVVPGLLDGVPYDVTVTARNDLGTGPAAAAAVTPRAVPGAPAVTGVTAGDRTARVAWTAPAADGGAAIHAYVVTEARTARTFVLPGTARSATIGGLANGVPASFTVTAVNAAGPGPASLAGKTVVPRRPVRIVVVTQPAAIVPYGTAVGVRAAVRTATGTGVPTVRVDLLAQIRPSTAWTRVASGSTGSAGEVVLKAVLPANAALRLRHVPDAFLASDVAPRNVGVAPRLDRSAPRIRLGQTLAVTGHVAPAHPAGSVVRLQRWTATGWTNVAAGTMTTTTTYRVAWRPGSTGAWTMRVVKPADADHVQGASPTWRQYVDPESVADLARIVRANTRITLDTRHVSGVVDAATARANVDELAAGQLARRSSYGTAPGGATAVDIRLMRALRRMGEVGRVTVTEIAGGSHASGSLHYSGRALDVREVNGTAIRRGVSYGWVVDACRAFGASRVFHPGYDPYGGHQNHVHCDW, encoded by the coding sequence GTGCCCCGTGGCAGGACCCCCGTCCTGGCGTTGTGCGCGCTCGCCCCGGCGCTCGTGCCGCTCGCGTTCGCCGCTCCGGCGTCGGCCGCCGACACCACGCCTCCCGCGCTCGTGTCGCTGGCCGCCACGCCGGCCACCGTCGACGCGCCCGCGACCGTCGTCGTCACCGCGCACCTCGCCGGCGCGGCGACCGCCACCGTCCGCCTCCCCGGCGGCGCGCCGGTCGCGCTCGGTCTCGTCTCCGGCGACACCTGGACCGCCGCCGTCGCCGTCCCCGCCGGCACGGCGTTCGGCGCCGTCCCGCTCGCGCTCGACCTGCGCGACGCCGCCGGCAACGCCGCCGCGCCCACCGTGCCCGGCGCCCTCTCCGTCAACGACTCCCGCCCCGCCGCCCCCACCTCCGTCACCGTCGCCGCCGAGGCGGGCACGCTGCACGTCGCCTGGGCCGCGCCCGCCCCGCACGGCGGCAGCGACGTCCTCGGCTACGACGTCACCGCCACGCCCGTCGACGCGCCGGACGCGCCGGTGCCCGCACCGGCCGCCGCGCCCGCGGACGCGCGCGCCGCCGACCTGCCGGGCGCCGCCGGCGGCGTCCGCTACGCCGTCGCGGTCACCGCCCGCAACGCCGCCGGCACCGGCCCCGCCGCCGTCGCCGACGCCGCCCCGCCGGGCGTCACGACCAGCCCCGCCGCGCCCGCCGCCGTCACGGCCGAGCCGCTGTCGACCGCCGTCGAAGTCCACTGGGCGCCGCCCCCGTCCGACGGCGGCGCCGCCGTCACCGGCTACACCGTCCGCGCCGTCTCCCCCGCCCTCGGCGGCCCCGAGCCGGTCACCGTCGACGCCGCCGCCACCGCCGCGGTCGTGCCCGGGCTGCTCGACGGCGTTCCGTACGACGTCACCGTCACCGCCCGCAACGATCTCGGCACCGGACCGGCGGCCGCCGCCGCCGTCACGCCGCGCGCCGTCCCCGGCGCGCCCGCGGTGACCGGCGTCACCGCCGGCGACCGAACCGCCCGCGTCGCCTGGACCGCCCCCGCCGCCGACGGCGGCGCCGCGATCCACGCGTACGTCGTCACCGAGGCCCGGACCGCGCGCACGTTCGTGCTCCCGGGCACCGCGCGCTCCGCCACGATCGGCGGCCTCGCCAACGGCGTGCCCGCGTCGTTCACCGTGACCGCCGTCAACGCCGCCGGCCCCGGCCCCGCGTCCCTCGCCGGCAAGACCGTCGTCCCGCGCCGGCCGGTCCGGATCGTCGTCGTGACGCAGCCGGCCGCGATCGTGCCGTACGGCACCGCGGTCGGCGTGCGCGCCGCCGTCCGCACCGCGACCGGCACCGGCGTCCCCACCGTCCGCGTCGACCTGCTCGCGCAGATCCGCCCGTCCACCGCGTGGACCCGCGTCGCGTCCGGCAGCACCGGCAGCGCCGGCGAGGTCGTGCTCAAGGCCGTGCTGCCCGCCAACGCCGCGCTGCGGCTGCGGCACGTCCCCGACGCGTTCCTCGCCTCCGACGTCGCCCCCCGCAACGTCGGCGTCGCGCCGCGGCTGGACCGCTCCGCCCCGCGCATCCGCCTCGGCCAGACGCTCGCCGTCACCGGGCACGTCGCGCCCGCCCACCCGGCCGGCTCGGTCGTCCGGCTCCAGCGCTGGACCGCCACCGGCTGGACCAACGTCGCCGCCGGCACCATGACCACCACGACGACGTACCGCGTCGCGTGGCGCCCAGGCAGCACCGGCGCGTGGACCATGCGCGTCGTCAAGCCGGCCGACGCCGACCACGTCCAGGGCGCCAGCCCCACCTGGCGGCAGTACGTCGACCCCGAGTCGGTCGCCGACCTCGCCCGCATCGTCCGCGCCAACACCCGCATCACGCTCGACACCCGGCACGTCTCCGGCGTCGTCGACGCCGCCACCGCGCGCGCCAACGTGGACGAGCTCGCCGCCGGCCAGCTCGCGCGGCGCTCGTCCTACGGCACCGCCCCCGGCGGCGCCACCGCCGTCGACATCCGCCTGATGCGCGCGCTGCGCCGCATGGGCGAGGTCGGCCGGGTCACCGTCACGGAAATCGCCGGCGGCAGCCACGCGTCCGGGTCACTGCACTACTCGGGCCGCGCGCTCGACGTCCGCGAGGTCAACGGCACCGCGATCCGCCGCGGCGTCTCCTACGGCTGGGTGGTCGACGCCTGCCGGGCGTTCGGCGCGAGCCGGGTGTTCCACCCCGGGTACGACCCGTACGGCGGCCACCAGAACCACGTGCACTGCGACTGGTAG
- a CDS encoding VWA-like domain-containing protein, giving the protein MGVEEDVAPARLWAVTAQPYLASVLFALSPVARPGLGTVGVDDRWRLYVDRAAFARWPVEQAGAVLVHEAHHLLRDHAGRARAAGVGHADHLRWNVAADCEINDDLGDVPLPPDSVWPETFGLARGDLAEAYHVALPPGALRGWECGSGAHGVRAPYEPPGDGMDRAEGDLIRQAVAEEVRRRSRAGETLAPGLERWAEEFLHPRVDWRRVVAAAVRLGLTNVAGRVDYTYARLSRRSATPTGRRVVLPSLVQPVPRVAVVVDTSGSMSPRLLGMALAEVRGILRGNGVAAITVLSCDTAVHTTQRVFAASDVRLYGGGGTELGTGLAAAAALRPKPQVVVVLTDGMTPWPAERPPVDRVVVALLGAERGGEPAWAQVVEVTE; this is encoded by the coding sequence GTGGGGGTGGAGGAGGACGTCGCGCCGGCCCGGCTCTGGGCGGTGACGGCGCAGCCGTACCTCGCCAGCGTGCTGTTCGCGCTGTCGCCGGTGGCGCGGCCGGGGCTCGGCACCGTCGGCGTCGACGACCGGTGGCGGCTCTACGTCGACCGGGCGGCGTTCGCGCGGTGGCCGGTGGAGCAGGCGGGCGCGGTGCTGGTCCACGAGGCGCACCACCTGCTGCGCGACCACGCCGGCCGGGCGCGGGCGGCGGGCGTCGGCCACGCCGACCACCTCCGGTGGAACGTCGCCGCCGACTGCGAGATCAACGACGACCTCGGCGACGTGCCGTTGCCGCCGGACAGCGTGTGGCCGGAGACCTTCGGCCTGGCGCGCGGCGACCTGGCCGAGGCGTACCACGTGGCGCTGCCACCGGGGGCGCTGCGCGGGTGGGAGTGCGGGTCGGGCGCGCACGGCGTCCGCGCGCCGTACGAGCCGCCCGGCGACGGCATGGACCGCGCGGAGGGCGACCTGATCCGGCAGGCGGTGGCGGAGGAGGTGCGCCGCCGCTCCCGGGCCGGCGAGACGCTGGCGCCGGGGCTGGAACGGTGGGCGGAGGAGTTCCTGCACCCGCGCGTCGACTGGCGGCGCGTCGTCGCGGCCGCCGTGCGGCTCGGGCTGACGAACGTCGCCGGCCGCGTCGACTACACGTACGCGCGGCTGAGCCGGCGGTCGGCGACGCCGACCGGGCGGCGGGTCGTGCTGCCGAGCCTGGTGCAGCCGGTGCCGCGGGTCGCGGTCGTCGTGGACACGTCCGGCTCGATGTCGCCGCGGCTGCTCGGGATGGCGCTGGCCGAGGTGCGCGGGATCCTCCGCGGCAACGGCGTGGCCGCGATCACGGTGCTGTCGTGCGACACGGCGGTCCACACGACGCAGCGGGTGTTCGCCGCCTCCGACGTCCGCCTCTACGGCGGCGGCGGCACCGAGCTGGGTACCGGGCTGGCCGCGGCGGCGGCGCTGCGGCCGAAGCCGCAGGTCGTCGTGGTGCTGACCGATGGCATGACACCGTGGCCGGCCGAACGCCCCCCGGTCGACCGGGTCGTGGTGGCGTTGCTGGGCGCGGAGCGGGGCGGCGAGCCGGCCTGGGCGCAGGTCGTGGAAGTGACGGAGTAG
- a CDS encoding ATP-binding protein: MAEQQEAAARALAVAVAVRTPVLLWGGPGTGKSSVVRALGAALGVPVETVIASLREPADFAGLPVVGDDGSVRLAEPSWARRLGEAGHGILFLDEVTTAPPAVQAALLRVVLERVVGDLPLPSEVAVVAAANPPELAAGGWDLSAPLANRFCHLDWPVDAASYVEALSAGWPDPDTGAGGEPDEGAAVRVRAALAGFLRTRPQLVYAVPADAATLGRAWPSPRTWDMAAALWAGAERLGAPRAVALTLIAGCVGAGPARELLVWEQEADLPDPEEVLADPARFRLPERGDRQFAVLAAITGAVAANPTKERWEAAFAVVKQAVRKGAPDVAAVAARTLAANVPPGVDALPPAITTLAPVMAKAGILRRRRE, translated from the coding sequence ATGGCGGAGCAGCAGGAGGCGGCGGCACGGGCGCTCGCGGTGGCGGTGGCGGTGCGGACGCCGGTGCTGCTCTGGGGCGGCCCGGGTACCGGCAAGTCGTCGGTGGTGCGGGCGCTCGGCGCGGCGCTGGGCGTGCCGGTCGAGACGGTCATCGCGTCGTTGCGGGAGCCGGCCGACTTCGCCGGCCTGCCGGTCGTCGGCGACGACGGGTCGGTGCGGCTGGCCGAGCCGTCGTGGGCGCGGCGGCTCGGCGAGGCGGGGCACGGCATCCTGTTCCTGGACGAGGTGACGACGGCGCCGCCGGCGGTGCAGGCGGCGTTGCTGCGGGTGGTGCTGGAACGCGTCGTCGGCGACCTGCCGCTGCCGTCCGAGGTGGCGGTCGTCGCGGCCGCGAACCCGCCCGAGCTGGCGGCGGGCGGCTGGGACCTGAGCGCGCCGCTGGCCAACCGGTTCTGCCACCTGGACTGGCCGGTCGACGCGGCGTCGTACGTCGAGGCGCTGAGCGCGGGCTGGCCGGACCCGGACACCGGCGCGGGCGGCGAGCCGGACGAGGGGGCGGCGGTGCGGGTGCGCGCGGCGCTCGCGGGGTTCCTGCGGACCCGGCCGCAGCTCGTGTACGCGGTGCCGGCCGACGCCGCGACGCTGGGCCGCGCCTGGCCGAGCCCGCGCACGTGGGACATGGCGGCGGCGTTGTGGGCGGGGGCGGAACGCCTCGGCGCGCCGCGGGCGGTGGCGCTGACGCTGATCGCGGGCTGCGTGGGCGCCGGGCCGGCGCGCGAGCTGCTGGTGTGGGAGCAGGAGGCGGACCTGCCGGACCCGGAGGAGGTGCTGGCCGACCCGGCGCGGTTCCGGCTGCCGGAGCGGGGCGACCGGCAGTTCGCGGTGCTGGCCGCGATCACCGGCGCGGTCGCGGCGAACCCGACGAAGGAACGCTGGGAGGCGGCGTTCGCGGTGGTCAAGCAGGCGGTGCGCAAGGGCGCGCCGGACGTCGCGGCGGTGGCCGCGCGCACGCTCGCCGCGAACGTGCCGCCCGGCGTCGACGCGCTGCCGCCGGCGATCACGACGCTGGCGCCGGTGATGGCGAAGGCGGGCATCCTGCGGCGGCGGCGCGAGTGA
- a CDS encoding excalibur calcium-binding domain-containing protein: MRPTLTAAGLLAAAALLAGCSATNTATDAADERPATSAPAAATTTPAPRPTTAKPSPRPSPTPVRTTAAPQPLVRRTTQAPKPAPPSATRRTTAPPATDPRFDTCKEAKAHGYGPYYRGQDPEYDWYRDADSDGIVCE, from the coding sequence ATGCGTCCCACCCTGACCGCGGCCGGCCTGCTGGCCGCCGCCGCCCTGCTCGCCGGCTGCTCGGCGACGAACACCGCCACCGACGCCGCCGACGAGCGCCCGGCCACCAGCGCGCCGGCCGCCGCGACGACCACGCCGGCGCCGAGGCCGACCACGGCCAAGCCGTCGCCTCGGCCGAGCCCGACGCCGGTGCGCACGACCGCCGCGCCGCAGCCGCTCGTGCGCCGGACGACGCAGGCGCCGAAGCCCGCGCCGCCGTCCGCGACGAGGCGCACGACCGCCCCGCCCGCGACGGACCCGCGGTTCGACACGTGCAAGGAGGCGAAGGCGCACGGCTACGGCCCGTACTACCGGGGCCAGGACCCCGAGTACGACTGGTACCGCGACGCGGACTCCGACGGCATCGTCTGCGAGTAG
- a CDS encoding ABC transporter ATP-binding protein produces MTAALEVRDLTVAYGPVVALRDVSVRVDQGEIVAVIGANGAGKSTLLKCVSGMLAPRSGQVLLNGTEIGGKPSYDVVQLGLAHLPEGRELFRELSVLENLHLGCWPHRHDTALRDQRVEEVFGYFPRLRERAKQRASTLSGGEAQMLGVGRALMTGPKVLLVDELSLGLAPMVVTQLFEILRQANDRGMSLVIVEQFVHLALENSHRAYVLAKGRVVNEGPSDELLRDPALAASYLGEPATA; encoded by the coding sequence GTGACCGCCGCCCTCGAGGTCCGCGACCTCACCGTCGCCTACGGCCCCGTCGTCGCGCTTCGCGACGTGTCGGTGCGCGTCGACCAGGGCGAGATCGTCGCCGTCATCGGCGCCAACGGCGCCGGCAAGTCGACGCTGCTCAAGTGCGTCTCCGGCATGCTCGCGCCGCGCTCCGGCCAGGTCCTGCTCAACGGCACCGAGATCGGCGGCAAGCCGTCGTACGACGTCGTCCAGCTCGGCCTCGCCCACCTGCCGGAGGGGCGCGAGCTGTTCCGCGAGCTCTCCGTCCTGGAGAACCTCCACCTCGGCTGCTGGCCGCACCGCCACGACACGGCGTTGCGCGACCAGCGGGTCGAGGAGGTGTTCGGCTACTTCCCGCGGCTGCGCGAGCGCGCGAAGCAGCGCGCGTCCACCCTCTCCGGCGGCGAGGCGCAGATGCTCGGCGTCGGGCGGGCGTTGATGACAGGCCCGAAGGTGCTGCTCGTCGACGAGCTGTCGCTGGGGCTGGCGCCGATGGTCGTCACGCAGCTCTTCGAGATCCTGCGGCAGGCCAACGACCGCGGCATGAGCCTCGTCATCGTGGAGCAGTTCGTGCACCTCGCGCTGGAGAACTCCCACCGGGCGTACGTCCTCGCCAAGGGCCGCGTCGTCAACGAGGGGCCGAGCGACGAGCTGCTCCGCGACCCCGCGCTGGCGGCGTCGTACCTCGGCGAGCCGGCGACCGCCTGA